One part of the Micrococcus sp. 2A genome encodes these proteins:
- a CDS encoding S8 family serine peptidase: MPRSHTPARRRLAAAVLGASLLGAPALAAPASAVQPPSGAAASSPQGKLSVDQQFEDGRYFVILADQPSVTAEEAGAPAPGAAPKEKFDPSHPRVKNYEAKLKRQQEKVAQAHGVAPAMTFQRAVNAFVAELTAEEALQLSKDRSVLAVTPDEQVAPDYTSTEFLGLPGSKGTWKTTYGSAKNAGKGVVVGVIDSGIHPDNPFIDGEPVGPLKGKPKVGEPYRTADGQIAMLKADGTTAVAECETGPDFPASSCDSKLLGAYAFSEDFERFVPIDERDPNERISPLGVASHGTHVATTILGNTGVAQDINGDSFGEGAGVAPAAKLISYKICWEDTDPDTGGCYTSASVAAVEQAIENNVDVLNYSISGNNTSVVDPVAMAFRSAAEAGIFVSASGGNSGPTANTVNHSSPWVTTVAAETFSNELTGTVEFSDGTKVRGASSSRTGVGPAEVVHASQVAAAGATADQARLCLPGSLDPAKTAGKIVLCERGQNARVEKSQVVAEAGGVGMILVNVTPSSLDADIHSVPTVHTNDASIIEKVKAGGLTATLVPQDTTGLPEDPLPQIAGFSSRGPSNAVNQEFLKPDVAAPGVNVIAGVSPLDPSYEGNEFGLMSGTSMAAPNLAGMASLLIGKHPEWSPMAVKSALMTTAGDVFTADGSVNEDNFATGAGSADPKAADRPGLVYESDATQWDALIMGDIAGREVNIPSVAIPDVVGSTSVTRTVTALENGRWQFSGSVPGFEVTASPSYLDLKKGQSAEVTLTFTRTDAPTNEWTHGSFTWSTAKGKAVPEVTSPVTLKALAATATSSVTGSGASGSATVEINPGMTGELTPQILGLGKVDATPVTKTPGESISVNENTSTAVKTVTVGEGAKSFVASINAGASDADWDLAVVTPEGKVVQMATESASETITLDNPVAGEYLVIANLYATADGGADDASLDTLELREDAGNLTVTPNPVPVTNGELTEAELSWSGLTDGTWRGQVIWADGAATDVTVTVP, from the coding sequence ATGCCCCGTTCCCACACCCCTGCCCGGCGTCGTCTCGCCGCCGCCGTCCTCGGCGCCAGCCTGCTCGGCGCTCCCGCGCTGGCCGCTCCGGCCTCGGCTGTCCAGCCGCCTTCCGGCGCCGCCGCCTCCAGCCCCCAGGGCAAGCTCAGCGTGGACCAGCAGTTCGAGGACGGCCGCTACTTCGTGATCCTCGCGGATCAGCCCTCGGTGACCGCCGAGGAGGCCGGAGCCCCGGCCCCGGGCGCCGCGCCCAAGGAGAAGTTCGATCCGTCGCACCCCCGCGTGAAGAACTACGAGGCCAAGCTCAAGCGCCAGCAGGAGAAGGTCGCGCAGGCCCACGGCGTCGCGCCGGCCATGACCTTCCAGCGCGCCGTGAACGCGTTCGTCGCGGAGCTCACCGCGGAGGAGGCGCTCCAGCTGAGCAAGGACCGCAGCGTCCTCGCTGTGACTCCGGACGAGCAGGTCGCCCCCGACTACACCTCCACCGAGTTCCTCGGCCTTCCCGGCAGCAAAGGCACCTGGAAGACCACGTACGGCTCCGCGAAGAACGCCGGCAAGGGCGTCGTGGTCGGCGTCATCGACTCCGGCATCCACCCGGACAACCCGTTCATCGACGGCGAGCCGGTCGGCCCGCTCAAGGGCAAGCCGAAGGTGGGCGAGCCGTACCGCACCGCGGACGGCCAGATCGCCATGCTCAAGGCGGACGGCACCACCGCCGTCGCCGAGTGCGAGACCGGCCCCGACTTCCCGGCCTCCTCGTGCGACAGCAAGCTGCTGGGCGCCTACGCCTTCTCCGAGGACTTCGAGCGCTTCGTCCCGATCGACGAGCGCGACCCCAACGAGCGCATCTCCCCTCTCGGTGTCGCCTCCCACGGCACCCACGTGGCCACCACGATCCTGGGCAACACCGGCGTGGCGCAGGACATCAACGGCGACTCGTTCGGCGAGGGCGCCGGCGTGGCCCCCGCCGCGAAGCTGATCTCCTACAAGATCTGCTGGGAGGACACCGATCCGGACACCGGCGGCTGCTACACCTCCGCCTCCGTGGCCGCCGTCGAGCAGGCCATCGAGAACAACGTGGACGTGCTCAACTACTCGATCTCCGGCAACAACACCTCCGTCGTGGACCCGGTGGCCATGGCCTTCCGCTCCGCCGCCGAGGCTGGCATCTTCGTCTCCGCCTCCGGCGGCAACTCCGGCCCCACCGCCAACACCGTGAACCACTCCTCCCCGTGGGTCACCACCGTGGCCGCGGAGACCTTCTCCAACGAGCTCACCGGCACCGTGGAGTTCTCGGACGGCACCAAGGTCCGCGGCGCCTCCTCGTCCCGCACCGGCGTCGGCCCGGCGGAGGTCGTGCACGCGTCCCAGGTGGCCGCCGCCGGCGCCACCGCCGACCAGGCCCGCCTGTGCCTGCCCGGCTCCCTGGACCCGGCCAAGACCGCCGGCAAGATCGTGCTCTGCGAGCGCGGCCAGAACGCCCGCGTCGAGAAGTCCCAGGTGGTGGCCGAGGCCGGCGGCGTCGGCATGATCCTCGTGAACGTCACACCCAGCTCCCTGGACGCGGACATCCACTCGGTCCCCACCGTGCACACGAACGACGCCTCGATCATCGAGAAGGTCAAGGCCGGCGGCCTCACCGCCACGCTCGTGCCGCAGGACACCACGGGCCTGCCCGAGGACCCGCTGCCCCAGATCGCCGGATTCTCCTCGCGCGGCCCGTCCAACGCCGTGAACCAGGAGTTCCTCAAGCCCGACGTCGCCGCCCCCGGCGTGAACGTGATCGCCGGCGTCTCCCCCCTGGACCCGTCCTACGAGGGCAACGAGTTCGGGCTCATGTCCGGCACGTCCATGGCGGCCCCGAACCTCGCCGGCATGGCGTCCCTGCTGATCGGCAAGCACCCGGAGTGGTCGCCCATGGCGGTCAAGTCGGCGCTCATGACCACCGCCGGCGACGTGTTCACCGCGGACGGCTCCGTCAACGAGGACAACTTCGCCACCGGTGCCGGCTCCGCGGACCCGAAGGCCGCCGACCGCCCGGGTCTGGTCTACGAGTCCGACGCCACCCAGTGGGACGCCCTGATCATGGGTGACATCGCCGGGCGCGAGGTCAACATCCCCTCCGTGGCCATCCCCGATGTGGTGGGCTCCACCTCCGTGACGCGCACCGTGACCGCCCTCGAGAACGGCCGCTGGCAGTTCTCCGGCTCGGTGCCCGGCTTCGAGGTGACCGCCTCGCCGTCGTACCTGGACCTCAAGAAGGGCCAGTCCGCCGAGGTCACCCTGACCTTCACCCGCACGGACGCCCCGACGAACGAGTGGACCCACGGCTCCTTCACCTGGAGCACCGCCAAGGGCAAGGCCGTCCCGGAGGTCACCTCCCCCGTGACCCTCAAGGCCCTGGCGGCCACCGCGACGTCGTCGGTCACCGGCTCCGGCGCCTCCGGCTCCGCCACGGTGGAGATCAACCCCGGCATGACCGGTGAGCTGACCCCGCAGATCCTGGGCCTCGGCAAGGTGGACGCCACCCCCGTGACCAAGACCCCGGGCGAGTCCATCTCCGTCAACGAGAACACCTCCACCGCGGTGAAGACCGTGACCGTGGGCGAGGGTGCCAAGTCCTTCGTGGCCAGCATCAACGCCGGCGCCTCGGACGCCGACTGGGATCTCGCCGTGGTCACCCCCGAGGGCAAGGTCGTGCAGATGGCGACCGAGTCGGCGAGCGAGACCATCACCCTCGACAACCCGGTGGCCGGTGAGTACCTCGTGATCGCCAACCTCTACGCCACCGCCGACGGCGGCGCGGACGACGCGTCCCTGGACACGCTCGAGCTGCGCGAGGACGCGGGCAACCTCACCGTGACCCCGAACCCCGTGCCCGTCACCAACGGTGAGCTCACCGAGGCTGAGCTGTCCTGGTCCGGCCTCACCGACGGCACGTGGCGCGGACAGGTCATCTGGGCCGACGGCGCTGCGACCGACGTGACCGTCACGGTCCCGTGA
- a CDS encoding aspartate kinase — MSLIVQKFGGSSVADAAGIQRVARRVTATVAAGHRVCVVVSAMGDTTDELLDLAAELTDAAPAREMDILLSAGERISMSLLAMAIHAEGVQACSFTGSQAGMMTDTSYGRARIVKVSPHRVQGALDDGAVAIVAGFQGMSPESQDITTMGRGGSDTTAVALAAALKADVCEIYTDVDGVYSADPRVVPTARKLGELSSEETLELAASGAKVLHLRSVEYARRFGVPIHVRSSFSDHEGTWIMPDPNDTITLQEGAPMEQPIVAGVAHDRSEGKVTIVGVPDVPGKAAEIFRVIAESNVNIDMIVQNVSRAGSGRTDISFTLPIVEGKDALAALRAAQERIGFEDIESDKEIGKLSLVGAGMRSNPGVSATFFKALSDAGVNVDMISTSEIRISVVTAEDKLDDAVRAIHTAFDLDADEQATVYGGTGR, encoded by the coding sequence ATGAGCCTGATCGTGCAGAAGTTCGGCGGCTCCTCGGTGGCCGACGCCGCCGGCATCCAACGCGTCGCCCGCCGCGTCACCGCCACCGTCGCCGCGGGCCACCGTGTGTGCGTGGTCGTCTCGGCCATGGGCGACACGACGGACGAGCTGCTCGACCTCGCCGCCGAGCTCACCGACGCCGCCCCCGCCCGCGAGATGGACATCCTCCTCTCCGCGGGCGAGCGCATCTCCATGTCCCTGCTGGCCATGGCCATCCACGCCGAGGGCGTGCAGGCCTGCTCCTTCACGGGATCGCAGGCCGGCATGATGACGGACACGTCGTACGGCCGCGCCCGGATCGTGAAGGTCAGCCCGCACCGCGTGCAGGGCGCTCTCGACGACGGCGCCGTCGCCATCGTGGCCGGCTTCCAGGGCATGAGCCCCGAGTCCCAGGACATCACCACGATGGGCCGCGGCGGCTCGGACACCACCGCCGTCGCCCTCGCCGCGGCGCTCAAGGCGGACGTGTGCGAGATCTACACGGACGTGGACGGCGTGTACTCGGCCGACCCGCGCGTCGTGCCCACCGCCCGCAAGCTCGGCGAGCTCTCCTCCGAGGAGACCCTCGAGCTGGCCGCCTCCGGCGCCAAGGTGCTCCACCTGCGCTCCGTCGAGTACGCGCGCCGCTTCGGCGTGCCGATCCACGTGCGCTCCTCCTTCTCCGACCACGAGGGCACGTGGATCATGCCCGACCCGAACGACACCATCACCCTGCAGGAAGGCGCTCCCATGGAACAGCCCATCGTCGCCGGCGTGGCGCACGACCGCTCCGAGGGCAAGGTCACGATCGTCGGCGTCCCGGACGTCCCCGGCAAGGCCGCCGAGATCTTCCGCGTGATCGCCGAGTCCAACGTGAACATCGACATGATCGTGCAGAACGTCTCGCGCGCGGGCTCCGGCCGCACGGACATCTCCTTCACCCTCCCGATCGTGGAGGGCAAGGACGCCCTGGCCGCCCTGCGCGCGGCGCAGGAGCGCATCGGCTTCGAGGACATCGAGTCGGACAAGGAGATCGGCAAGCTCTCTCTCGTGGGCGCGGGCATGCGCTCCAACCCGGGCGTCTCGGCCACCTTCTTCAAGGCCCTCTCGGACGCCGGCGTGAACGTGGACATGATCTCCACCTCGGAGATCCGCATCTCCGTGGTCACCGCGGAGGACAAGCTCGACGACGCCGTGCGCGCCATCCACACCGCGTTCGACCTGGACGCCGACGAGCAGGCCACCGTCTACGGGGGCACCGGACGCTGA